In the genome of Caenorhabditis elegans chromosome IV, the window tgaaaaaccagGAAGGaaaaaccattgaaaatttcaaaaatcgagaggGAAGTCAACTGTGAACAATACGTGGGAATATCGTATagaatccgtttttttttcgagtttttaaaagttcctgatttaaaagttcaattccattttgttttttcaactcTACATACACTTTGCTCAACCACCTCCGAAATTGCTCCTATCACGTACTGATAACGCCTGTCGAGTTCATCATCAATCGGTTCAGATTTTGCTCGGCGAGCAAGTGTACCTGTGAACTGGAGTCTGTTCAGTTTATGTAACATGAGGAGTATGAGGTTTTTTATAAACAatttaaagctgaaaaacaaAGTGGAGAAAGTTTTGAAGGATTTCTacgaacatttttcattgtcTGGATGAAATTGATGCAAAAATGCGTGGggtttttgtcgaaaatttcattttaaaaaaatttaaaatttaacctAAACTTAACATTTCTTAACTTTTGCCAATTAATGTAAAACGATTTaccaaaaaacacaaattaagttttaaaaaaaagaacccAAGCTTCCtagatttttcgataatttctcTGTTTAAAATACTACAAACTATCGACGAATATACCCCAATTTTCTGATCtatgatctacgaaaaatgtaATTCCTCTCATGATCACCATTGCCGACatacatcaaaaaattgaaaagaacgCTGTCAGGTCATCATGGAAGTTGCACGTTTTACCAATTTTCGGTCGTGCCTACCATTTTCTAGTTTGATGcggatttttctgtaaaaaagttgaacaaaaaacttttgttatgatttttttagttatcatttttaaacacaaaGAACTATCAGTTCTTACAGACCTTGACGCAACTGTTCTATTGACTTTTCTACGAAAAAACGTGGGTAGGCACCAGAGAAtgatcgaattttttcaataaataaggttggattttttgtaagttgtGGTTTTCAACTGAACCTTGTTAATTTTATCATGTCACAAAAAATGGGTTGACTGTCTTGTAAGATGCTCACTAACTGAATATTAGAATTATTTGTACTGTTCTGAGCCCACAAATCACTCTGTTTTCCTTTGCACGAcgagaattttcaacaaagtaTTGTCCTCTATTTCATCAGCAAATTATAATATTCTGAACTCATTCTAAACTCTTAAACagacaaaattttccaactcaTTCTTCTATGCacagtttttcattttggcaaatttggcgACATTGCCGAATTCGCTAAAATATACTATTTGTGTATAGATGCAACCTATTGTCTAGTGTCTCATGGCTTCTATGTTGAATAGTTCAAACGCGAGTGTAGGTGTGCGTCGCCTATGGTTTTGGAGGCAATTAGGCTGGCGTTCAGGAACCTATAGAGAAGCCTTAGTTTAGCTAACTCTCTGTAATCATAAAAAGCAATGCATAATTGTAGGCAGGCGTGTGCCGCAATTGGAAACTTTTGGCAATTggcaaatactgttttttttttctgtagaaactttcaaaataaacattgACATAATGATACAGTATTTATTAGATAATTGCTCCAGAAGAAAACCTAGTAATTCGAGGTTCAAGATACTTTTGCGCTGGAAAATTCAACTTCAGAgagataaaaataaataagattgcactttttttggagATCTATTCAGGTTTTCTCCAACCCGTTACAAAACTTATACAGgtagtaattgaaaatgtttatatcAAGAAATATTCCCATATTATGACAAAACAGCAAGTTCTCCTCCTCTTCCACAATCCCCAGAAGAAACCAAAACATCGCGAACTGACTGAGTTGGAGATACGATTCTTCGATTGTCAATCGGAACATTATATTCTCCAAATACATCCATAAAAACCTCATCGGGAGCCAGAACtccaaaaactaaaagttcCCAAACCAAAATCGGGATGATCACCGAAAAAAGAGTACTGATCCAGTTGGAAtcaaagaatctgaaaattggaaatgtttttttgtgtcCTGAAAAGGTTGtgaaaacttacaaataaatgtataaaaccacgaaaatattgaacaaaatGTATCTATTGGCCCATTGAATCGTTTGTTTTGAGTACCCATCGTTCgccatttttttcgaaataacgGAATTCCCCAATTATGAAAATAAgtcctttttaaatttttttaaagttcacgcataaaacaaaaaaacactttattaaagagaaaaaggagatctagaatacattttgaaaattcctctCAACTCCTTTCAGCAGCCAATTTTGCAGCCAGTTTGCGAACCGAATCAacgaatttctgaatttgtgGCTATATTTTATGGGATTAAAAAcacctttaaaaatagatggctgtgtattttttatttctcggCCACGTGACAAAGAAATGAAATCACCAAAAATCCTTACCGTATAAATCTCCTCGTCGGCTCGCTGAAAACTCGGCATATGGTAAGTGTGCGGATCGGATTGCTGACGTGGCATCGTTGTCGGCGAGGTACTTGGCTCTTCGATAATTTGTTGCTGTGAAAGAGGCATCATGCCGAATTGCATTGGGTTGAATATGGATTGAGGTGGAACTCGGATAGGCCGAGGGCCCGCTGCTCCAGCACTAAGAGTCTGTCTTCTAGAAGATGATGGTGTGGTGGAAGCGGAGTTTGCTGGAATTAATGTTGTCTtagatgcaccatgtttcagGTTAGCCTACAAAGCCgtacggggttctggccttcctcattgaattttttgcgctccattgacaatcgcccgctgaacaacgcgtgggaaagtcgtgtactccacacggacaaatacatttagttttataactgaaatcgagccgcgacgcgccgtaaatctaccccagatatggccgagctaAAATGACCTTGttcctcttccatttcaatttatgagggaagccagaaatccgcgAGGCTGGCGGCCGAAAAATTTGGTGGCCGAAAaatttggtggccgagttttcttttGCGGTCACGTAGCAAATCAAACGCGCtcttttgagaattttatttcaaacttatagttaatgaaattgattttttcaaattaatcttgaatgctatttttgaaatttgtggtagttatatttaaaatttatacattaaatttcattttccgcgaaaattatgtaaatttacaacactttttgctcattttttccattcaaaaaaatatacataattttattttaaaaaagggcAAAAAGTGTTGCCGATTTACGTTAGTCTAATTTTTCTGTCCTACCCTccatttcgtaaatcgacaccatcatttggaaatatttggaagaatttggaaatattgtactccccgaggagaagTGTGCAGTCTGCAATAGtatcctcggggagtacacaagctgcgtaaatcgacacaagttGTTCAAGctattcttaaattttcaagtttagaCAAATGATGATTCCagtgaaaattatcaataacAAAACTGCGAAGcatcgttaaaaaaaataaaaaaaacaattctatACTCACCCTCGTCTTTATTATCTTTTCTTATCATCGGCATCGGGTACTCCATCTGCTGGTGATGATGCTGCATTTGTTGAATCATCTGACAATATTGCATAAGTGGGAAGCCGACGTTTGGCTGCAACCCACGGGCATTTGGCActgtaatttcagatttccaattttgaaaaaaataactccAAAACTAACTGCCAGCCATGACCGCCGGATTCATCATTAACTGCTGATGGTTTCCTGCGTGGATACTGTATTTTTCATCGGGCTCCTcggtctgaaaattctgaaatgttctccAGTTTTCTAGGCCAAGCATGACGCCACTCCTTTAAAAACTTGGCCTAGAAAATAAGAAGTTCGTAGTTCTCCAGTTggctttttctaggccacgggAATCAGTTTTATTCATTTCGCAAGTGCATGGGAACCCACGTTTTCGACAAAGGTTTGTACAATGGAGCACGcttgcattttcaaataattttcatgtttgaaatttataattaaatttttgttgttagaattttctgttttccgtatattttgaaatattttaaaattttaaaaattaaaaaaaaaaattaaaaaataaacttgcTATAGCAAGCGTAGAAAAGCAACAAAACCTTGGccactaatttaaaaaacttgaccGAGTTTTCTATGTTTGTAGGCCACGTAATTTTCGTGTACTTCTCGTAGACaactgtgcattttttaaatgagaatGCTTGATTGGGCCATTTTCGCTATTTCTTTTTGTGTTTTACAATAGCTAATATAttctttaacttttaatttttttaaagaaaaacctGTATTTGTCGTGGAATTCTAGtaaaatcagaaattgatgtttttcattaaaattcatAGTATTTTACCGAagtgaataaaaatatatttgaaatgttaaacacaaaaagaaatagcaagaatttttccaaaaactgtgaaatCATGCGAAAAAGTTGTCCACGAGTAGTACACGACGGGCCGCAGGTTTGCAAAACGACGCTCCGCCTTTTTTCTGTGGGCACTACTTTTCCTGTTTCAATAGAATTTTCGGGCTTTACGCGccaattttctattatttaaTACTCACCACATCAGACTCCGATCTTGGTCTTTTCAATGAGACAGTCTCGgacattttgaagtttaaattaggattaaaattaaaatcgatatcgatatcaaaatcaaaagtaTCGATTGGAAGAATCTATTATAATAAATAAGAAGTAAAAGTTAGTCAGGCGAGTGAGCTCATTTCGATAAGGCGAAGGTTGGTGTAGATGCACACAAAACTGATAAACCCCCGACGATAGCAATGTTGTCGTTGATAAGAagtgtttcgaaaaaaaaagaagggaaGAATAGGATGCAAGGCTCTTTATATATAAGTATGTTCCTTTTTAATAGAGATATAGCAAATTGGTGTGGAGCAAAAAGGGAGCAAAAGTGAAGTGGGGTGGTGAGGGGCTGAAGGGGGTCCGTCCACCCGTCCCGAAGAATTATATATGAATGAAATGAATTTGTGATGAGCCAacgttcatttttcatttcgttatttattcatttttaggGTGAcccattttttattcaacacTTGCTGCGCTGTTGTGTACAGCTCTGaattgatgaagaagaagaagaagagaagtgTATGTAGAATTCAAATGGGATATCGAAGAACAAGtgttaaaaatagaaaatatatgAGATTAGTGAAATGTATTGGTTACAggagtgggcggcaattgcagttcagcaaatcaaaaattgccggtttgaatttgccggaaatgtttatatctggcaatttgacgatttgcaggaatttttgattttcggcaaaattacagatttgctgtttgccgaacatcaatttgccggaagttttagagggtttttttaaagacaaaaacacttaaaactatttctttttgaaattatt includes:
- the M01H9.10 gene encoding PhoLip_ATPase_C domain-containing protein (Confirmed by transcript evidence), which translates into the protein MANDGYSKQTIQWANRYILFNIFVVLYIYLFFDSNWISTLFSVIIPILVWELLVFGVLAPDEVFMDVFGEYNVPIDNRRIVSPTQSVRDVLVSSGDCGRGGELAVLS
- the M01H9.4 gene encoding Mediator of RNA polymerase II transcription subunit 7 (Confirmed by transcript evidence) gives rise to the protein MSETVSLKRPRSESDVTEEPDEKYSIHAGNHQQLMMNPAVMAGMPNARGLQPNVGFPLMQYCQMIQQMQHHHQQMEYPMPMIRKDNKDEANSASTTPSSSRRQTLSAGAAGPRPIRVPPQSIFNPMQFGMMPLSQQQIIEEPSTSPTTMPRQQSDPHTYHMPSFQRADEEIYTKFVDSVRKLAAKLAAERS
- the M01H9.4 gene encoding Mediator of RNA polymerase II transcription subunit 7 (Confirmed by transcript evidence), whose translation is MSETVSLKRPRSESDVNFQTEEPDEKYSIHAGNHQQLMMNPAVMAGMPNARGLQPNVGFPLMQYCQMIQQMQHHHQQMEYPMPMIRKDNKDEANSASTTPSSSRRQTLSAGAAGPRPIRVPPQSIFNPMQFGMMPLSQQQIIEEPSTSPTTMPRQQSDPHTYHMPSFQRADEEIYTKFVDSVRKLAAKLAAERS
- the M01H9.4 gene encoding Mediator of RNA polymerase II transcription subunit 7 (Confirmed by transcript evidence), whose product is MMNPAVMAGMPNARGLQPNVGFPLMQYCQMIQQMQHHHQQMEYPMPMIRKDNKDEANSASTTPSSSRRQTLSAGAAGPRPIRVPPQSIFNPMQFGMMPLSQQQIIEEPSTSPTTMPRQQSDPHTYHMPSFQRADEEIYTKFVDSVRKLAAKLAAERS
- the M01H9.4 gene encoding Mediator of RNA polymerase II transcription subunit 7 (Partially confirmed by transcript evidence), whose protein sequence is MQFGMMPLSQQQIIEEPSTSPTTMPRQQSDPHTYHMPSFQRADEEIYTKFVDSVRKLAAKLAAERS